One Tribolium castaneum strain GA2 chromosome 6, icTriCast1.1, whole genome shotgun sequence genomic window, CTAATTTCCTACCACACCGATCGATAAATTTtctcattaaaatgatttttgttatttttacgtaaaaCCAAGTTAATGAAATTTCCTTGAGGTGCAAAACTTTGTGTCTACACTGTTTCGTAAAAACgccaataatttaatttaaaaattttcgagttaaTCTCGCACTAGCCTTCaacttaaatattttcttcagcagagttagtttttaaattgattaaatctcttttaatttcagattagAGCTCGCAAGAAAGTAGCAATCACGGTCCTCATTTTCGTGCTTGTGTTCGCTTTGTGTTTCCTGCCCTCGCACATCTTCATGCTGTTCTTCTACTTTGATCCAAACTCTTCTGAACACTACAACGCATTCTGGCACTATTTAAGAATAATCGGCTTCTGCCTATGTTACTTGAATTCTTGCGCCAATCCGGTGGCTCTGTATTGGGTTAGCGGAGCTTTTAGGAAGCATTTTAATCGGTAAGAAAGTTTGATGTAAATCTTTGTCACACAAACTGATGTAGATTCATGGCAACTGCTCTACGACAAGTCGGGTAATTTCACTCCGGGGAAATATTTATACGCTTGTTGGGAGATCTCACCGAAAACATTAGTTTATCGTTTAAATAAAGCGCTTTCTTATCGGATCAAGCGGTAAAGTTGTTTATGGTACAAAAGGGATTAACATAAATAACGAGCATAATGCACTTATGGCGCATTTTGTGGATGCAAGgcggaaaataaaatttatgtatGAGCCAACGGCAAAATTAACGACGCACAAGGGTTGCATCCTTGAAACAAAATGAAGGaaacgttaataataaatgaaacgTTTTAATTTCAACTCGCAAATATTCGACATTTCGGCCAAAATCTATAAATTGAAACACGAAACAATGTTGGAAAAACTTTAACACCTGTTATTGTCGAGGAAGGGAAATAATTTCGGTGCTCGATTTGTGTTTCACATCTTTGatggaaaattattttgtggaGTTCGGCGGGATTACACGATTAAGTTTCGGTCGAATAAGTTTGGAACAAACGAGACATAAAATGACTTGTGACCAAATAGAGTCGCTATTAAATCTCTGgagcttttaaaatttttcaattttaagcGAGTTTATGGGAGTATGAAATCAGCAAACTCCAAATAAATGCAGAGATTTTCCCGATAGCCTACTCATATTGCGATTACAGTTAATAggattaattcatttttatatttccacCACTAAAACGCATTTCCAATCAATAACTATAAATTTCTCTGCGAGATAGCGACACTCGACGTTATcacaaagcaaaaaaaaaataagaagctCGTTTAGATGCATTGAAAGCGCGTTTTCTTATCACATTAATGTGAAAAAATTGtgctgttttaaaattatggctACAAAGCTCtgtgaaaaaattacattccTGAAAAACACTTTTTGCGAGGGTGTGAATTGAATAGCAACCGCCTCGAAATCTCTTTGATAAACAACGTTCCGGCATATTTCACAATATTGACTTGtagatttattaaaacttttcttTTGTGGGATTTTCGACAAAAACGTAAACTTCCTAACAAGTCAAAAAGGTGGGAGGAAAGCTCAACTTTAGCCGGAAAAAGACGGTTTTATTGCGCTGACAACCGCATAATTAATTAGACTGGATTTTTAGGATGTTAAAAACTCTATTTAGACGTCAAAAAAGgttgtaaaaaattagaaatttggATTTAAAATCTGGTAAATTAGAGTCTACAACACTAATAAACTGATACTTTagattcaaaataaaaaactactacataaagaaactgaaaaattgaaataaaaaaaataaaaaacaatgagATCGCAATTCTGTAGTCACTGAAAGAGTGAGTAATTAAAACACTATAGAACTGCAAAGTACAAATATTAAGAAACTCGAAAACTGAAATGATAAGAAAGTGAAATGAATATGACATATATAGGGAAGCTAAGGAACCAAAGGCTGAACTGTTgacaaacttaaaaactgtgtGACTGAAACTCTAAGAAACTATGAAATATACTAGTAgcctaaaacaacaaattaaaaaaaactagtaaATTGTATGTTTTAAACGaaatactattaaaaaatggtaaaaactAGCCCATGTCACACAACTCTAGGATgcttaaaacaaatttagGATAcaacaacttaaaaattatgtcaaatgTTTACGTTTGCAATAAAACAGATTTATTTTGAGTTTGAAGAAAAGCTCTTAAAAATTGAGGATTAGGGCTATTTTCTAGGATTCGGTCTCTTTTAATTACAGATATCTTCTCTGCATCAAACCGAAACGTTCCCGCTGTAACACTTGTCAAGGGCACCAAGCAACCACTCTTTCCTATGTTCCAACGCGGAAAAACCTTTCGGTTTGCAGTCGGAAAAGCCGTGGTTTGTCCATCAATCGACGAGAGCCAGTCAATGGACAAGAAACTTCCATCACACTTTTAGGCAACGGAAACGGTCACGTCTGTAGCAAAATGTAAGCGATTTTTCCTTGATATTAATTTCGGAaaagtgtttgatttttttttatataaatcgGTGTGTGAGAGCGAACGAATCTGTACATAGTCAATGTTTAATAAGCATAAGGGAAAAGAGTACACTTACAAACCAAATGTTAATCTTGATGTACAATAtcgatgtttaaataaaacgttttcaaataGAAATGACTGTTTTTTTCCCGTGTTCAACGGCCGGAAAATCCGGCTATGTTTCaaatttctgtttatttatttaatgggGTAATTGGTCGTTTTTCCGGTACattaaccgaaaaaaaaattcgactaCTGCAGAAAATTAATCCAACTTGGCGAGAAAACAGGAAATCAAATAACTTCGCCGACGTAAAACTTGATTTAAGCCCTAATTTGATCTTTATTTCTGCGGACAGATCGAATTGTAATTTTGCTGGAAACCAGTcaagtgtaaattttattaaaattcctaTGTTATAAACAGAATTCTTGATTCCAATTTAAGTTTTGACATTGCTACCTGTTGCGttagtttttcattaaatcaAGCCTGAACCAATCATTTCCAAAACTACAGCAAACTCACGTAAATAGTTTAGCACAACCACAAATTATATAATAAGCTCGAAAGCACACTCGTAAAGGATTCCGTAATCTAGAAATAATTCTGCATCTCGAAGTTTATCTTGGTATTTCTAATTATCTCATTTAATTCAATATTCTTGCAATTAAACCGAAAATACAAGTGTTCCGAGCAACGATAAATCCTCTTTTTGTTATTGCATCACCAATTTTGTTACTTAGTATCCCTTTCAACACTGAAATAAATTGGGAATACACTTCACCCAATTTCGGCTCACTGTCAATCCCAATGATGGAAAGCTCCAACATCTTTGGAAGCAATTCATATCGTTACAAGAACAATTCTTTGTTTTATGTTGATTGAACGTAAAATCCAAGCATAAAAAGAGTTTCCGCTCCATTACgaaaattagtaaacatctGGGTctcgatttttaaattttaattagttttggaAAATAACTGGATTAGAGACcacaattttgtcaatttcaaGCGGCTTTGTTTCATctggaaataataaattgacgTTATTTCCgctttctaaatttttctctCAATATTTGATTTGCATTATTTCTGAGACGGAAATTGCAATATTGTGATACAGTCGAAAGAAAGATTAAATTGATTAAGTAAGCAGTGCAATTAAAGAGGAACGCTATCACTTATCAGTAATTGATAACTCAATTAGAGCAAACTACCGGAACAGATGTCACCCTAACTTCGGCTAATGTGTGCAAATGTGCACTTTGTGTTGCCTACGTTTCACCCAACTCCGACttgaatttcaaattaaataaatcccGGCTTTAatcaagaaaaaatgaaatcataATCCGATTATGCTAAGTGTATCGGGAGAGAGAAATTGATTTCTAGATTCGTGCGAGTTCATATCAACTCTCAAGTACTTTTCTGTGTGGATAACTCCTAACAAAAATAGCAAAAGCTACTTTTAGTGGAGAAAATTAAGCTAATGTGGTGAAGCCAAGAGGAAACAATCCGCATACAAGACAAACATTTGCACAAAACGCGATAAATTCCAGGTTCAAAGGATATCCGACTTTGTAATTCGGTTTTGCGATAGTTGCTGTTAAAAATCAATTAGTAAAGTGTAATTAAAATAGTTACAATTATGtggaataaaaacaataacaaaaacttgatttttggtctaaaaatgtgtttaaattttcagaacttgtaaaaataatgtcatttttgacataattattCTGTGAACtatcattatttattattatgattattttgctgaataaacgcttagaaaaggtaaaattttttgtcatttccaaacaaatttggtgattttttcgttctagtttaataaaaacagaactACATTTTTCCACAACTTTTTGTTgccttttacaaaaattttcacattATTAATTGCTTCAACAAGTGTTGTAACGCTATTTACTGAAATTTTAAAGTGTGAAAGTAAGTCATTATCCAAAGCGTCTTGACTAAAATAATGCTGTGCTTTTGCAAAGGctagtgaatttttaaaataaaaaaatagttaatataCACAACTAGTGTTTCCAtctgaaaaatagaaaaattaaaaacttagaaACTGACACTATAAAAGTAAGTTTAGCGAAGAGAAATGAATATAACGAACcgattttgaaacattttctgAGTTTGTTATAACCGGACACTAGTGTGGTTTTCACGTTTTTTGTGACTGCACAAATGGAATTTTTGGTAGTTCAGTCATCTTTCTGATTTTTTCGACTTGAAAGAGGTCGTTTGCAGCGAAGCATGTCAGCAGGTGCAATCACACCTGTCGtgcacttttaattttttccggAATAATAAAACTGATCACAGAGTGTCATAGATGTCAAATCGTGACATTTGCATAACATTATCATTGATCCTCCTTATCTACCCAAAACGAAGCTTTGCTGGTTGCAACCGTCCGTTCGCCATCACCATCAGACCGGCAAGAGGTTCAATGCAAGTCTGTGGTGGAGTTCTCCTTCACGCAAGATGGGCTCTAACGGCAGCTCATTGTGTTTACGGCATTGAAACACCGTCAAGCATCGCCGTGATGGCAAAACTGACCAAATTCAAGAAAATCATCGTTGAACGAATCTTCATTTACGATTTGTTCGACCCCAAAACATTAGAAAGCGATTACAGTTTGTTGTACGTTGGGAATAATTTTCCCAAAATGACTTTCGCTATGCTTTGTAGCAAAGCACTGTTTTCGTATCTTTTGGCAAAGGAGCAACGAAACGTACAAGTTGTAACGTGGGAAGAGAATAACCCGTCTGTTAAAAAAGGACGGTTAATGGTGGAGAAGTGTCGTCAGGTCGATATTCTTGCGTTCGCAcattgtagattttttttcgcTACGACTTTGAACCCCGAAGTTATGTTTTGTACAACGAGTGATAAAAATGGTCAAACACCTTGTAGAGGTGATTCTGGGAGTCCCATTCTTTACGGGAGGGTGGTCTTAGGGTCGATTTCATTTGGCGATGGTTGCAAGAAATTACGGAGACCTTCAGTCTACAGCAGGATTGATCAAGGACTTGGTTTCATCAATAGTTCTATTAAAACACTTGGCTATGCTTTGAGCACAACCACACTCCCCAAAGAGAAACACCCTGTGTACTACATTTCAGCAGGAAATGTTCCTGCAAGACAAACACTCCTATTTGTGATTATTCTTTCATTAAGTTTCgtgttattaaagtaaatcaaagGCCcaattattctttttattcGTTGGCGACGTGAGAAAAACTCGTAATTAATACAGTAATTTAGATAACGCTCGCTACATTGTAAAATACCCAACCGCGTCAATATTtacattgtgttttttttaattagtccATTAGCTCGCCATTTTCTTGCACGGATATGGCAACATCCTGTGCATTATCGGAAGTATCCAACAACATGCTTGATCTCTAACCAAATCAAACACTTAACTAGTTTTGAAACTAAACAAATTACTTCCAtcacaataatattttctCGGTTTCAAGTCACCGCTTATGTTCACGACCGGAAATCTTAATTTTACACCGTAACCATTAGAGGGAAGCAACAAATGTAAATCtattattcaaaatacacaAGACGGACGTAATTCTCTAATTATGGAGAGTCGGATCGTATTCAGGCTTTTCGGATGAGATTTCCCGGCTTCGAGACTTCAATTACACTAACTGggatgaaaatttttaaattaatcatttACTTCGAATTCGCTActtgtttttcgttttttttttaagaataaacataataaaaatggtTGTGGAAACTATTGACTGACTATTTTTCACCAGCGTAAAtaagaaaagtaaagaaaTCAGTTTTTCTCGTGAGATTTTCCAGCGGAAGTGCACCGATTAAACATAATTGTTATTACATAATGCGTTTAATTTATCGATACTAGGACAGAAACTAATGGTTTATAAGGCCTCCCTTTGCTCAGTTGTTATTAATTGCATTTAGACAATAACCcggattaaaaattaaaacattaattttggaTCTTTTCCCATGAGATCGCTTCGTTTTATAAACGGCTTAAGTTGACTCAATGATTTCTGTACAAAAAGGATGGCGGTCAGTGGCATTACGAGCACAATAAAACTCCCGGTGTAATATTGGCGAAGGGTTCGTTCTCACGACACAATATTCTCATACCTTTTCTACCTGTAGctcttattttttctgtaaaaaatgtgaatttaaACGCCTATGAGTAAATTTTTCCAACTCTTATCGAATCGATATAATTGTCACACAAAACGCAAACTTCATTCAGAAGATGTGGACATGGCAAAGATGAATTAGTCTGACGGGATCGGGATAATTTCCCACGGGAACTCACAGGATAGGAAGTTGATGTTTTTGCAGTGTCGAATTGTGACCAGTTttacttataataattaaacagTGGCGAGTTTCATTCCTTACCTGGGCTTGTGCAACACGGACAATAGAAAGGAATGGCTGGAATTTGGCAAAAGCCGAAAGAAAGAAAAGGCCACAGACACCGAGGTGCCGCACAacaaggataaaaaatatttttgcaaaatacgACTGTTTAAAAAGATTAGATTGTGGGAAAACTACATTTAGCTTAGCTTTTAGATTCCAGAATTATCAGCTTTTGTTCAGTggaacacaattttttttgttagagtTCTAGCAcatgtaattattttcctCCTGTTCTTGTCCATCTGTCTTCGAGTCTTCCCCCCCTCGAAAAGTGCCACGTGCCCAAACATCTGTTCTACCGGAACCTCTTTGTTACCTAACACGACAGATGGTAGCAAAGAAACGGCCCTTTCAATATTATTCAACATTTGGACGCAAAAATCTCGCGAGAAAA contains:
- the LOC135266514 gene encoding trypsin eta-like, which gives rise to MSNRDICITLSLILLIYPKRSFAGCNRPFAITIRPARGSMQVCGGVLLHARWALTAAHCVYGIETPSSIAVMAKLTKFKKIIVERIFIYDLFDPKTLESDYSLLYVGNNFPKMTFAMLCSKALFSYLLAKEQRNVQVVTWEENNPSVKKGRLMVEKCRQVDILAFAHCRFFFATTLNPEVMFCTTSDKNGQTPCRGDSGSPILYGRVVLGSISFGDGCKKLRRPSVYSRIDQGLGFINSSIKTLGYALSTTTLPKEKHPVYYISAGNVPARQTLLFVIILSLSFVLLK